Proteins encoded in a region of the Clostridium beijerinckii genome:
- a CDS encoding FlxA-like family protein: MSSITINSNRANLFRNLNINSTNDKNKNVVNGNSSIANKQDKKESGLMQNLLKQKQELKEEKQALMAKEMDAKEKKAKMDELNQKIKDVDSQIQQLKIQEKQEELQKKQDEISKKKAKEETSNKDDNKTKGDVIISASLGELIKISGSQKTIHLLKDSKNRQKVEAEYIQPNNIENSYDNNRLSQIGASIANINMTISKRIGDINKSAERIQAKTELALKQINDKDDNKLNEETKDIDNNTNKLDKSSKDKTNSKLDTEPNNNPYNKTTETIA; the protein is encoded by the coding sequence ATGAGCAGTATAACTATAAATTCAAATCGAGCCAACTTATTCAGAAATCTTAATATTAATTCAACCAATGACAAAAATAAAAATGTTGTTAATGGTAATTCTAGTATTGCTAATAAACAAGATAAAAAAGAAAGCGGTTTGATGCAAAATCTTCTAAAGCAAAAACAAGAACTTAAAGAAGAAAAACAAGCATTGATGGCTAAAGAAATGGATGCAAAAGAGAAAAAAGCTAAAATGGATGAATTAAATCAAAAAATAAAAGATGTTGATTCTCAGATTCAACAGCTAAAGATTCAAGAAAAGCAAGAAGAACTTCAAAAGAAACAAGATGAAATTTCAAAGAAAAAAGCTAAAGAAGAAACGTCTAACAAAGATGATAATAAAACCAAAGGCGACGTAATAATTTCTGCTAGCTTAGGTGAACTTATTAAGATTAGTGGCTCACAAAAAACTATACATTTACTAAAGGATAGTAAAAACAGGCAAAAAGTAGAAGCTGAATATATACAACCAAATAATATCGAAAACAGCTACGATAACAATCGTTTATCGCAAATAGGCGCAAGCATAGCCAATATAAACATGACTATTTCTAAAAGGATTGGAGACATAAATAAAAGTGCTGAACGCATTCAAGCTAAAACAGAACTAGCTCTTAAACAAATCAACGATAAAGATGACAATAAGTTAAATGAAGAAACAAAAGACATAGATAATAATACTAATAAATTAGATAAAAGTTCAAAAGATAAAACTAATAGTAAATTGGATACAGAACCTAATAATAATCCATATAATAAAACTACCGAGACTATAGCTTAA
- a CDS encoding DegT/DnrJ/EryC1/StrS family aminotransferase: MKKIPFSPPDITEEEIEAVGNVLRSGWITSGPKLAEFEEGIQNYLNVNKALALNSATAAMELVLKVFDIKEGDEIISTPYTYTATSSVGIHRGIKPIYVDVKKDTFEMDIDKIADKITDKTRVIMPVDIAGVPFDYDALKKVLKDKNREDIIILCDSAHSFGAKYKGKPVGSQCDFHSFSFHAVKNLTTGEGGAVTFNDNHFGDHEDLLKYMRFTAMHGQSKDALSKLKAGAWEYDIINDGLKCNLTDIGAAIGLVQLKRYEKMLEKRRQIFKIYSDILSKEEFSIIPFTKDENGTETSYHLYLYRVKGFNEKKRNEAIQKLADIGIATNVHYKPLPMLTLYKNLGYDIKDYPNAYAQYENEITLPVYTTLSLEDAEYIAKEVIKVVKELL; the protein is encoded by the coding sequence ATGAAAAAGATACCATTTTCACCACCAGATATAACTGAAGAAGAAATAGAAGCGGTAGGTAATGTATTAAGATCAGGTTGGATTACTTCTGGACCAAAACTTGCAGAATTTGAGGAAGGAATACAAAATTATCTAAATGTTAATAAAGCATTAGCATTAAATAGTGCGACTGCTGCAATGGAACTAGTGCTTAAAGTATTTGATATAAAAGAGGGGGATGAAATTATTTCCACTCCATATACATATACTGCTACTTCAAGCGTTGGTATTCATAGAGGGATTAAACCTATATATGTTGATGTTAAAAAAGATACTTTTGAAATGGATATAGATAAAATTGCTGATAAGATTACAGATAAAACAAGAGTAATTATGCCAGTGGATATTGCAGGAGTACCGTTTGATTATGATGCTTTAAAGAAAGTTTTGAAGGATAAAAACAGAGAAGATATTATAATACTTTGCGATTCAGCACACTCTTTTGGTGCTAAATACAAAGGTAAACCAGTTGGATCTCAATGTGATTTTCACTCATTCTCGTTTCATGCAGTTAAAAATCTAACCACAGGAGAAGGTGGAGCCGTTACATTTAATGACAATCACTTTGGTGATCATGAGGATTTACTCAAATATATGAGATTTACTGCCATGCATGGACAATCAAAGGATGCTCTAAGTAAGCTAAAAGCGGGTGCATGGGAATATGACATTATAAATGATGGACTTAAGTGTAATTTGACAGATATAGGGGCAGCCATAGGTTTAGTTCAATTAAAAAGATACGAGAAAATGTTGGAAAAGAGAAGACAAATATTTAAGATATACAGTGATATTTTATCAAAAGAAGAATTTTCAATAATTCCATTTACAAAAGATGAAAATGGAACTGAGACATCATATCACTTATATCTTTATAGAGTTAAAGGATTTAATGAGAAAAAGAGAAACGAAGCTATTCAAAAGTTAGCAGATATAGGAATAGCAACAAACGTTCATTACAAACCGCTTCCTATGTTAACTCTATATAAAAACCTTGGGTATGATATTAAAGATTATCCAAATGCTTATGCACAATATGAAAATGAAATTACACTTCCAGTGTATACTACATTATCGTTAGAAGATGCTGAATATATAGCAAAAGAAGTTATAAAAGTAGTAAAAGAATTATTATAA
- a CDS encoding ribonuclease J gives MENNEIGISETKINKKTKSKQIPLKIIPLGGLGEIGKNMTAFEYDNEIIVIDCGLAFPDEDLYGIDIVIPDVAYLIKNKDKVKGIFITHGHEDHIGGLPYVLKQINVPIYGTRLTLGLIEGKLKEHTMLSDCTLNVVEPGELIKLEQIKIEYIRNNHSIPDSCSIALHTPIGVIVHSGDFKVDFTPIDGKVMDLQRYAQLGKKGVLLLMADSTNALHKGYTMSEKTVGETLENLFSRATGRIIVSTFASNVHRLQQISDCSIKYNRKIAFSGRSMENISEVAMELGYLFIPEDMIISLDEIKNYPDDKLTIVTTGSQGESMAGLSRIAASTHRHIQIIEGDMVIISASPIPGNEKAVSNLINDLIKKGANVIYKSIEDIHVSGHACEQELRLIQALLKPKFFIPVHGEYKHLITHAKIAESMGVDKSRTFILENGDVFELTRAAGKVSGKVPFGRVLVDGMGVGDIGSMVLRDRKNLAENGIITVVIAIDIRNKIIISGPDIVSRGFVYVRNSEELIDEVRNIVTNVVEKCLDRNITQWAEIKNGIRREVDNFVYTKMKRKPMILPVIVEL, from the coding sequence ATGGAGAATAATGAAATTGGAATTAGTGAAACTAAAATTAATAAAAAAACAAAATCTAAACAAATTCCACTGAAGATAATCCCATTAGGTGGACTTGGTGAAATAGGAAAAAATATGACTGCTTTTGAATACGATAATGAAATAATAGTTATAGATTGTGGATTAGCATTCCCGGATGAAGATTTATATGGAATTGATATAGTAATTCCAGATGTAGCATATTTAATTAAAAATAAGGATAAAGTTAAAGGTATCTTTATCACCCATGGACATGAAGATCACATTGGAGGACTACCATATGTATTAAAGCAAATTAATGTTCCTATATATGGAACTAGATTAACACTTGGATTAATAGAAGGTAAATTAAAAGAGCATACTATGCTTAGTGATTGTACATTAAATGTTGTTGAACCGGGAGAACTAATAAAATTAGAGCAAATAAAAATTGAATATATAAGGAATAACCACAGTATACCTGATAGCTGTTCTATTGCGTTGCATACCCCAATAGGAGTTATTGTTCATAGTGGTGATTTTAAAGTGGATTTTACGCCAATAGATGGGAAGGTTATGGACTTACAAAGGTATGCTCAATTGGGCAAGAAAGGTGTACTTCTCTTAATGGCAGATAGCACTAACGCCCTTCATAAAGGCTACACTATGTCTGAAAAAACAGTTGGAGAAACACTAGAAAATCTTTTCAGTAGGGCTACTGGTAGAATTATAGTATCTACATTTGCATCAAATGTTCATAGATTACAACAAATTAGTGATTGTTCAATAAAATATAACAGAAAAATAGCTTTTAGTGGTAGAAGCATGGAAAATATATCTGAAGTTGCTATGGAACTTGGATATTTATTTATACCAGAAGATATGATAATAAGTCTAGATGAAATAAAGAATTACCCAGATGATAAGCTAACCATTGTTACAACTGGAAGTCAGGGAGAGTCCATGGCAGGATTGTCGAGAATAGCTGCATCAACACATAGGCATATACAAATAATAGAAGGCGATATGGTTATTATATCTGCAAGTCCTATACCTGGTAATGAGAAGGCGGTATCTAATTTAATAAATGATCTAATAAAGAAGGGTGCCAATGTAATATATAAATCAATAGAAGATATACATGTTTCAGGGCATGCTTGTGAACAAGAATTAAGGCTAATTCAAGCTTTATTAAAACCTAAATTTTTTATACCAGTTCATGGTGAGTATAAGCATTTAATTACTCATGCTAAAATAGCAGAAAGTATGGGAGTAGACAAATCTAGGACATTTATTTTAGAAAATGGTGATGTTTTTGAATTAACTAGAGCTGCTGGAAAGGTATCAGGAAAAGTGCCATTTGGAAGAGTTCTTGTAGATGGTATGGGTGTCGGTGATATAGGAAGTATGGTTCTTAGAGATAGGAAGAATTTGGCGGAAAATGGTATAATTACAGTGGTTATAGCTATAGACATAAGAAATAAAATCATAATATCTGGTCCAGATATAGTATCAAGAGGTTTCGTATATGTAAGAAACTCTGAGGAATTAATAGACGAAGTTAGAAACATAGTTACCAACGTTGTAGAAAAATGCTTAGATAGAAACATAACTCAATGGGCAGAAATAAAGAATGGAATAAGAAGAGAAGTTGATAATTTTGTTTATACAAAGATGAAGAGAAAGCCAATGATATTACCAGTAATTGTTGAATTATAA
- a CDS encoding DUF4931 domain-containing protein, producing MGNDKYLVFLNEINKDKPNEFKKINIKECPFCNRETLTDVIDEDGPFVLLKNKYPTIKDTYQLVIIETYNCNTDMGQYSAEYMEDLIRFSVKHWLRIEASGEYKSVIFYKNHGPNSGGSLKHPHMQIVGLDDIDYKLNIKDDYFEGIEIHKSNNCLVNLSHKPFNGFTEFNIIISDDLYALNELAYNLRKVVHYLLNNYFVKCDSFNIFFYHIKNKILCKVMPRFSSSPLLLGYGIRQISSCENEIADKLKAMYFQ from the coding sequence ATGGGAAACGATAAGTATTTAGTATTTTTAAATGAAATTAATAAGGATAAACCAAATGAATTTAAAAAAATAAATATAAAGGAATGTCCGTTTTGTAATAGAGAAACACTTACAGATGTTATTGATGAAGACGGGCCATTTGTATTACTAAAAAATAAGTATCCGACTATAAAAGATACTTATCAATTAGTCATTATAGAAACGTATAATTGTAATACTGATATGGGACAGTATTCTGCAGAGTATATGGAGGATTTAATAAGATTTAGTGTTAAACATTGGTTAAGAATAGAGGCAAGCGGAGAATATAAATCAGTAATATTTTATAAAAACCATGGCCCCAATTCTGGTGGAAGCCTAAAACATCCTCATATGCAGATAGTAGGTCTTGATGATATTGATTATAAATTAAATATAAAAGATGATTATTTTGAAGGAATAGAAATTCATAAAAGTAATAATTGTTTAGTTAATCTATCACATAAACCATTTAATGGATTTACTGAATTTAATATAATTATAAGTGATGATTTATATGCGTTAAATGAGTTGGCATATAATCTTAGAAAGGTAGTTCATTACCTTTTAAATAATTATTTTGTGAAATGCGATAGTTTTAATATATTTTTCTATCATATAAAAAATAAAATTTTATGTAAGGTCATGCCAAGATTCAGCAGTTCACCATTGCTTCTTGGATATGGAATCAGACAAATATCAAGTTGTGAAAATGAAATAGCTGATAAATTAAAAGCAATGTATTTTCAGTAA
- the pulA gene encoding type I pullulanase, protein MNLLDNDYNNYDGNLGAEYSKDSTKFIVWAPNANNVRLALFGKDEKNYTNAPEEILDMNRGVQGTWNIEVKRDLEGEFYNYLIINSGNEREVVDPYAKSLGVNGNRGMVIDLKKTDPIDFDKDRKPELNSATSAVIYEVHVRDFSINENSGISSSKKGKYTAFCEHGTTIPGKYTKTGIDYLMELGITHVHLLPAFDYETVDESKLDVPQYNWGYDPKNYFAPEGSYSTNPFSGEKRIREFKEMVKSIHEAGLRVVMDMVYNHTYKSHESNLNLAVPGYYYRQDQSGNFSNGSGCGNELASERYMVRKLIVDSVIYWAKEYHIDGFRFDLMGLHDIETMRQIRAELDKIDASILMYGEGWTGGWTPLSSEESSVKQNIVKFDKMQIAAFSDDTRDSVKGHVFNINEKGYVNGRTGLEESIKFCIVGAIGKQGINYDKVIYSRFAWANEPYQCINYISAHDNYTLWDKLYLTNSESSLEKRKNMNKLAAAIVLTSQGIPFFQAGEEFLRTKKNDDGSFSHDSYNAPDSVNNLEWDRVFEYKEIVNYYKGLIKLRKKYKAFRMNLSEEIRRNLTFLEYGEDFYKENVVAYKIEDNSEKNLCNTIVVIFNPNDEEAFIDLKECGWSVLVNKERAGVDEIYAIEGNSITVPSKCAHVLIKK, encoded by the coding sequence ATGAATTTATTAGATAATGATTACAATAACTATGATGGGAATCTTGGTGCAGAATATTCTAAAGATAGTACAAAATTTATAGTTTGGGCACCAAATGCAAATAATGTTCGATTAGCGTTGTTTGGAAAGGATGAAAAGAATTATACAAATGCACCAGAAGAAATATTAGACATGAATCGAGGAGTACAAGGAACTTGGAACATAGAGGTCAAAAGAGATCTTGAAGGTGAATTTTACAATTACTTAATAATTAATAGTGGAAATGAAAGAGAAGTTGTAGATCCATATGCAAAATCCCTTGGGGTTAATGGAAACAGGGGAATGGTAATAGATCTTAAAAAAACAGATCCGATAGATTTTGATAAAGATAGAAAACCAGAGCTAAACTCTGCAACGTCAGCTGTAATATACGAGGTTCATGTAAGAGATTTTTCAATAAATGAGAATTCAGGAATAAGCTCAAGCAAAAAAGGAAAGTATACTGCGTTTTGTGAGCATGGGACTACAATTCCAGGAAAATATACAAAGACAGGAATAGATTATTTGATGGAATTGGGAATAACTCATGTTCATTTACTTCCAGCATTTGATTATGAAACTGTTGACGAAAGTAAACTAGATGTGCCACAATATAATTGGGGATATGATCCAAAAAATTATTTTGCTCCAGAAGGATCGTATTCAACAAATCCTTTTAGCGGAGAAAAGAGAATTAGAGAATTTAAGGAAATGGTTAAAAGCATTCATGAAGCTGGACTTCGAGTTGTTATGGATATGGTTTATAATCATACCTATAAAAGTCATGAATCTAATCTTAATCTGGCAGTACCAGGATATTATTATAGACAGGATCAAAGTGGAAATTTCTCAAATGGATCGGGTTGTGGCAATGAATTAGCTTCAGAACGATATATGGTAAGAAAACTTATTGTTGATTCAGTAATTTATTGGGCTAAGGAATATCATATAGATGGATTTAGATTTGATTTAATGGGTTTACATGATATTGAAACTATGAGGCAAATTAGAGCTGAGTTAGATAAGATTGATGCATCTATACTTATGTATGGTGAAGGCTGGACTGGAGGCTGGACTCCATTAAGTAGTGAAGAGTCATCAGTAAAGCAAAATATAGTGAAATTTGATAAAATGCAGATTGCAGCATTCAGTGATGATACTAGAGATTCTGTTAAAGGACATGTGTTTAACATAAATGAAAAAGGATATGTAAATGGTAGAACAGGACTTGAAGAAAGTATTAAATTCTGTATTGTAGGAGCTATTGGTAAACAAGGTATTAACTATGATAAAGTCATATACTCACGCTTTGCATGGGCAAATGAGCCTTATCAATGTATAAATTACATTTCAGCTCATGATAATTATACATTATGGGATAAACTATATTTAACTAACAGTGAATCTTCGCTAGAAAAACGTAAGAATATGAACAAGTTAGCAGCGGCTATAGTTTTAACGTCTCAAGGTATACCTTTCTTTCAAGCGGGAGAAGAATTTTTAAGGACTAAGAAAAATGACGATGGAAGCTTTAGTCATGATAGTTATAATGCTCCTGATAGCGTAAATAATTTAGAGTGGGATAGAGTTTTTGAATATAAAGAAATTGTAAATTACTATAAAGGTCTGATTAAATTAAGAAAAAAATATAAAGCGTTCAGAATGAATTTAAGCGAAGAAATTAGAAGGAATTTAACATTTTTAGAGTATGGAGAGGATTTCTACAAAGAAAATGTTGTTGCATATAAGATTGAAGATAATAGTGAGAAAAATTTGTGTAATACTATAGTTGTAATATTTAATCCAAATGATGAGGAAGCATTTATAGATTTAAAAGAATGTGGATGGAGCGTCCTTGTTAATAAGGAAAGAGCTGGAGTAGATGAAATTTACGCTATAGAGGGTAATAGTATAACTGTTCCTTCAAAGTGTGCACATGTATTAATTAAAAAATGA
- a CDS encoding alpha-amylase family glycosyl hydrolase, with the protein MNLWIRESIFYQFYTLGFCGVLEPGKIYDKKNRLSKIEKWIPHLKEMRINAVYFSPIFQSSYHGYDTKDYYKVDERLGTNEDFKEVCEQLHKNDIRIILDGVFNHVGREFWAFKDVQINGVNSKYCSWFADLNFNSKSPMGDEFNYQSWNGCYDLVKLNLKNEEVRNHLLQAVSTWIDEFDIDGLRLDAADSIDFEFFKVLKTFVEGKKKDFWLMGEVIHGDYNRWANAESLDSVTNYECYKGIYSSHNDKNYFEIAYSLNRLFGPGGIYKNLCLYNFVDNHDVNRLASTLKKPEYIYNSYILLYTMPGVPSLYYGSEYGLKGVKGNGTDLPLRPELEFGKIDEQDDKLFELIKKLGNIRINSEALKYGDYEQVVVKNEQFIFSRNTDNDRVCVILNLSDKESVLEFRLPFEKGIDLLDENKIVINANETRIVVPAFSGKIITELRK; encoded by the coding sequence ATGAATTTATGGATTAGAGAAAGTATATTTTATCAATTCTATACACTTGGATTTTGTGGTGTTTTAGAACCAGGTAAAATATATGACAAAAAAAATAGGCTAAGCAAAATTGAAAAATGGATACCTCATTTAAAGGAAATGAGAATTAATGCTGTTTATTTTTCACCAATTTTTCAGTCGAGTTATCATGGTTATGACACCAAGGATTACTACAAAGTTGATGAAAGACTTGGAACTAATGAGGATTTTAAAGAAGTATGTGAGCAGTTACACAAAAATGATATAAGAATAATTCTAGATGGGGTATTTAATCATGTAGGAAGAGAATTTTGGGCATTTAAAGATGTTCAGATAAATGGAGTAAATTCTAAGTATTGTAGCTGGTTTGCAGATTTAAATTTCAATAGCAAAAGTCCAATGGGGGATGAATTTAATTATCAGAGTTGGAATGGCTGTTATGATTTAGTCAAACTTAATTTGAAGAATGAAGAAGTTAGAAATCATTTGTTACAGGCTGTAAGTACATGGATAGATGAATTTGATATAGATGGGTTAAGATTAGATGCAGCTGATAGCATTGATTTTGAGTTTTTTAAAGTTTTAAAGACATTTGTAGAAGGAAAGAAGAAGGATTTTTGGCTAATGGGTGAGGTTATTCATGGAGACTATAACAGATGGGCTAATGCTGAAAGTTTAGATTCTGTGACAAATTATGAATGTTATAAGGGAATTTATTCAAGTCATAACGATAAAAACTATTTTGAAATTGCATATTCATTAAATAGATTATTTGGTCCAGGTGGAATTTATAAAAATCTATGTTTATATAACTTTGTTGATAACCATGATGTTAACAGACTAGCAAGTACACTAAAAAAGCCAGAATATATATATAATTCATATATATTGCTTTATACAATGCCTGGTGTGCCAAGTCTATATTATGGGAGTGAATATGGTCTTAAGGGAGTTAAAGGAAATGGTACAGACTTACCTTTAAGACCAGAATTAGAATTTGGAAAAATAGATGAACAAGATGATAAGTTATTTGAATTAATTAAAAAGTTAGGTAATATTAGAATTAATAGTGAAGCTTTAAAATATGGGGATTATGAACAAGTTGTTGTTAAGAATGAACAATTCATATTTTCTAGAAATACTGATAATGATAGAGTTTGTGTAATATTAAATTTATCTGATAAGGAAAGTGTTCTAGAATTTAGGTTACCCTTTGAAAAAGGTATTGATTTATTAGATGAAAATAAAATAGTGATTAATGCTAATGAAACCAGGATAGTGGTCCCAGCATTTTCAGGTAAAATAATAACAGAATTAAGAAAGTAA